One Marinibacterium anthonyi genomic region harbors:
- the ubiH gene encoding 2-octaprenyl-6-methoxyphenol hydroxylase produces the protein MTTDHDILIVGGGLTGPALALALAQAGLRSAVIDALPAETLSDPGFDGRAYALALASQRLLKALGVWGEIAGDSQPILDIKVSDGRVGQGPGPFGLAFDHAETEDGPMGYMAEDRFVRRALLKAMAAEPLITELGGERVVAQSVDAGRAGITLEGGAVLTGRLLVGSDGRRSGTAQRAGIGRMTWGYGQTALVCALSHEVPHQGIARQIFLPKGPLAILPLTGNRCSIVWSEETRLAARIQAMAPEDYLTALAPRFGDILGNLELAGDRFTYPLNLTLARRITADRLALVGDAAHGVHPIAGQGLNAGFRDVGALAQVLADAARRGEDIGAPDVLGRYAQWRRADTVSLALATDAFNRLFSNDNPILRAGRGLGMGLVNSIPALRRSLIREAAGVSGDVPTLLKGLPL, from the coding sequence ATGACGACCGACCACGATATCCTCATCGTCGGCGGCGGCCTCACCGGCCCCGCCCTCGCCCTTGCCCTGGCCCAGGCCGGGCTGCGTTCCGCTGTCATCGATGCCTTGCCGGCCGAAACGCTGTCCGACCCGGGCTTCGACGGACGCGCCTATGCGCTGGCGCTGGCCTCGCAGCGATTGCTGAAGGCGCTTGGGGTCTGGGGAGAGATCGCGGGCGACAGCCAGCCGATCCTCGACATCAAGGTATCGGACGGGCGCGTGGGCCAGGGGCCGGGGCCCTTCGGGCTGGCCTTCGACCATGCGGAAACCGAAGACGGGCCGATGGGCTACATGGCCGAGGACCGGTTCGTGCGCCGCGCCCTGCTGAAAGCGATGGCGGCCGAACCGCTGATCACCGAACTGGGCGGCGAACGGGTCGTGGCGCAATCGGTCGATGCCGGGCGCGCTGGGATCACGCTGGAAGGCGGCGCGGTGCTGACCGGGCGGCTGCTGGTCGGCTCCGACGGGCGGCGCAGCGGCACGGCGCAACGCGCGGGCATCGGACGGATGACCTGGGGTTACGGCCAGACCGCTCTGGTCTGCGCGCTGTCGCATGAAGTGCCGCACCAGGGCATCGCCCGCCAGATCTTCCTGCCCAAGGGGCCGCTGGCGATCCTGCCGCTGACCGGCAACCGCTGTTCCATCGTCTGGAGCGAGGAAACCCGCCTGGCCGCCCGGATCCAGGCAATGGCCCCCGAAGATTACCTGACCGCCCTCGCCCCCCGCTTCGGCGACATCCTGGGCAATCTGGAGCTGGCCGGAGACCGGTTCACCTATCCGCTGAACCTGACCCTGGCGCGCCGGATCACCGCTGACCGCCTGGCGCTGGTGGGCGACGCGGCCCATGGGGTGCACCCGATTGCCGGCCAGGGTCTGAACGCGGGCTTCCGCGACGTGGGTGCCCTGGCCCAGGTGCTGGCCGACGCCGCCCGCCGGGGCGAAGACATCGGCGCACCCGACGTTCTTGGCCGCTACGCGCAATGGCGGCGGGCCGACACGGTCAGCCTGGCGCTGGCAACGGACGCCTTCAATCGGCTGTTTTCCAACGACAACCCGATTCTGCGGGCCGGTCGCGGCCTGGGCATGGGCCTGGTCAATTCCATCCCCGCGCTGCGCCGCAGCCTCATCCGCGAAGCCGCCGGCGTGTCCGGAGACGTGCCGACGCTGCTGAAAGGTCTGCCCCTCTGA
- the trxA_1 gene encoding Thioredoxin-M, whose protein sequence is MMDLMSGASGAPADDLIKESSEATFMADVVDQSQTVPVIVDFWAPWCGPCKTLGPMLEKAVTAAKGAVKMVKVNVDENQMISAQLQIQSIPTVYAFWQGQPVDGFQGALPGSEIDAFVERVIAAAGGEAPGAGLDDAVEAAEAMLTEGAAVDAAQTFAAVLEEDPAHAGAYGGLVRAHIAMDDLDQAEAILNGAPAEISRSAPLEAAHAQLELARQAAGAGPLAELTAAVENDPSDMQARFDLALALHANGQVQEAVDHLLELFKRDREWNEGAAKAQLFTIFDALKPNDPIVLNGRRKLSSMIFA, encoded by the coding sequence ATGATGGATTTGATGTCGGGCGCCTCGGGCGCTCCCGCCGACGACCTGATCAAGGAAAGCAGCGAAGCCACCTTCATGGCCGATGTGGTGGACCAGTCGCAAACCGTTCCGGTGATCGTTGATTTCTGGGCCCCCTGGTGCGGACCGTGCAAGACGCTGGGACCCATGCTGGAAAAGGCCGTGACCGCCGCCAAGGGCGCGGTGAAGATGGTCAAGGTCAACGTGGACGAGAATCAGATGATCTCGGCCCAGCTGCAGATTCAGTCGATTCCCACAGTCTACGCCTTCTGGCAGGGCCAGCCGGTCGACGGATTCCAGGGCGCGCTGCCCGGATCCGAGATCGACGCGTTCGTGGAACGGGTCATCGCCGCCGCGGGCGGTGAAGCCCCCGGCGCCGGGTTGGACGACGCGGTCGAAGCCGCCGAGGCGATGCTGACCGAAGGCGCCGCCGTGGACGCGGCCCAGACGTTTGCCGCCGTGCTGGAAGAAGACCCGGCCCATGCCGGTGCCTATGGCGGGCTGGTCCGTGCCCATATCGCCATGGACGACCTGGACCAGGCCGAGGCGATCCTGAACGGCGCCCCGGCCGAGATTTCACGTTCCGCACCTCTCGAAGCGGCCCATGCCCAGCTGGAACTGGCCCGCCAGGCCGCCGGCGCCGGGCCGCTGGCCGAACTGACGGCAGCGGTGGAAAACGATCCGTCGGACATGCAGGCCCGCTTTGACCTGGCCCTGGCGTTGCATGCCAACGGCCAGGTGCAGGAGGCGGTCGATCACCTGCTGGAGTTGTTCAAGCGGGATCGCGAATGGAACGAGGGCGCGGCCAAGGCGCAGCTTTTCACCATCTTCGACGCGCTCAAGCCCAACGATCCGATCGTTCTGAACGGTCGTCGCAAGCTCAGCTCGATGATATTTGCCTGA
- the gatA_1 gene encoding Glutamyl-tRNA(Gln) amidotransferase subunit A — MQDWLTTSAADLGRGIETGAIDPVALTETFLDAIDAHPHRDSIYARVTPDRARAEAEAARKRAQAGARLSPLDGVPVSWKDLVDTAGIATEAGTALLQGRIPTADALVLRNATAMGTVCLGKTHLSELAFSGLGYNPITGTPPNVNDPDAVPGGSSSGAAASVAFGLAPVAIGSDTGGSVRVPAAWNDLVGLKTTSGRLSLDGVVPLCLKFDTIGPLARTVEDAALAFAALEGRQAPDLKGVSLAGARIAVLTTVAQDDLRDAPAAAFESAKTRLEAAGAQLVPLEVPWLPQAMGLSPALFAPEGYGLWKDVIEAAPEKMYPQILERFRAGAGVSAPEYVAAWAALDRHRAAWAEATAAFDAVLIPSAPNLPPNLKRLIEDAEYYKTENLISLRNTRIGNLMGLSALTLPTGTPSCGIMLMGRPGGEDALLRLGVAAEAALGV, encoded by the coding sequence ATGCAGGATTGGTTGACGACAAGCGCGGCGGACCTGGGCCGGGGGATCGAAACGGGCGCGATCGACCCTGTGGCGCTGACCGAAACCTTCCTGGACGCGATTGACGCGCACCCCCATCGCGACAGCATCTACGCCCGCGTGACCCCGGACCGGGCGCGCGCCGAGGCCGAGGCCGCCCGCAAACGGGCGCAGGCGGGCGCCCGCCTGTCGCCGCTGGACGGCGTGCCGGTCAGCTGGAAGGACCTGGTCGACACCGCCGGCATCGCGACCGAGGCCGGAACCGCGCTGTTGCAGGGCCGGATCCCCACGGCCGACGCGCTGGTCCTGCGAAACGCGACCGCCATGGGCACTGTCTGCCTGGGCAAGACGCACCTGTCGGAACTGGCCTTTTCGGGCCTGGGCTACAACCCGATCACCGGCACCCCGCCCAACGTCAACGACCCCGACGCGGTGCCCGGCGGGTCGTCTTCGGGCGCGGCGGCGTCGGTGGCCTTTGGCCTGGCGCCGGTGGCGATCGGGTCGGACACCGGCGGGTCGGTGCGCGTGCCGGCGGCCTGGAACGACCTGGTGGGGCTCAAGACGACCTCGGGCCGTCTCAGCCTGGACGGCGTCGTGCCGCTGTGCCTGAAGTTCGACACCATCGGCCCGCTGGCCCGCACCGTCGAGGATGCCGCGCTGGCCTTTGCCGCGCTGGAGGGCCGGCAGGCGCCGGACCTGAAGGGCGTCAGCCTTGCCGGCGCGCGCATCGCCGTGCTGACGACCGTGGCGCAGGACGATCTGCGCGATGCACCGGCCGCGGCCTTCGAAAGCGCGAAGACCCGGCTTGAGGCCGCGGGCGCGCAGCTGGTGCCGCTGGAGGTGCCGTGGCTGCCGCAGGCGATGGGCCTGTCGCCGGCGCTGTTTGCGCCCGAAGGGTACGGCCTGTGGAAGGACGTGATCGAAGCGGCGCCCGAGAAGATGTATCCGCAGATCCTGGAACGGTTCCGCGCCGGGGCCGGGGTTTCGGCCCCCGAATACGTCGCCGCCTGGGCCGCGCTGGACCGCCACCGCGCCGCATGGGCCGAAGCGACGGCGGCTTTCGACGCCGTCCTGATTCCCTCGGCGCCGAACCTGCCGCCGAACCTGAAGCGGCTGATCGAGGATGCCGAGTACTACAAGACCGAGAACCTGATCTCGTTGCGCAACACACGTATCGGCAACCTGATGGGCCTGAGCGCGCTGACCCTGCCCACCGGCACCCCGTCCTGCGGCATCATGCTGATGGGCCGGCCCGGAGGCGAGGACGCGTTGCTGCGGCTCGGGGTCGCGGCAGAGGCGGCCCTGGGGGTGTGA
- the lon_1 gene encoding Lon protease gives MIKPADLPDTIAVFPLPGALLLPRSRLPLHVFEPRYLQMLEDALKTRERLIGMVQPNSIPGREDGTGLYTIGCAGRVTQFSETEDGRYLITLTGVSRYRIQREVAGFTPYRRCEISWDGFGRDLGQPEVDDCFDRAAFMALLGRFFSAQKLSTDWDTLKEAEDELLINSLSMLLDFDPEDKQALLEAPSLKTRRETLVTLIEFALRGGADELLQ, from the coding sequence ATGATCAAGCCAGCGGACCTGCCCGACACGATCGCCGTCTTTCCCTTGCCCGGGGCGCTTCTGCTGCCCCGGTCGCGCCTGCCGCTGCACGTGTTCGAACCGCGCTACCTGCAGATGCTCGAAGACGCGCTGAAGACACGGGAACGGCTGATCGGCATGGTGCAGCCGAATTCCATACCCGGGCGCGAGGACGGGACAGGGCTTTACACCATCGGCTGCGCCGGCCGGGTGACCCAGTTTTCCGAAACCGAGGACGGTCGCTACCTGATCACGCTCACCGGCGTGTCCCGCTACCGCATCCAGCGCGAGGTCGCGGGGTTCACCCCCTACCGCCGGTGCGAGATCAGCTGGGACGGCTTCGGCCGCGACCTGGGCCAGCCCGAGGTCGACGATTGCTTCGACCGCGCCGCCTTCATGGCGCTGCTGGGGCGGTTCTTTTCGGCGCAGAAGCTCAGCACCGACTGGGACACGCTGAAAGAGGCCGAGGATGAATTGCTGATCAATTCCCTGTCGATGCTTCTGGATTTCGATCCCGAGGACAAGCAGGCGCTTCTGGAAGCCCCGTCGTTGAAAACCCGCCGCGAAACCCTTGTCACCCTGATCGAATTCGCCTTGCGGGGCGGTGCCGACGAGTTGCTGCAATGA
- the dapL gene encoding LL-diaminopimelate aminotransferase: MNFPDRFSNLPAYAFPRLRALLDHHAPGGDVVHMTIGEPKHAFPDWVTQVIADNASAFNAYPANEGTTQLRAAICDWFARRYGVTLDPDLNVMALNGTREGLYNAAMALCPETKNGKRPIVLTPNPFYQVYMVAAISVGAEPRFVAATADTGHLPDFTALDGEVLDRTAIVYICSPANPQGAVASRAYWQTLLGLAEQHDFKVFADECYCEIYRDEPPVGAMEVAQQMGIDPERVLSFHSLSKRSNLPGLRSGFVATGPENMKRMKQLRSYSGAPLPGPIQAASAQVWADEQHVTENRRLYREKFAIADEIFADVAGYEPPQAGFFLWLPVEDGEAAALKLWTETGVRVLPGAYLAQTVDGANPGAGYIRVAMVAPKDEMQRALVTLRGCLYG, translated from the coding sequence ATGAATTTTCCTGACCGGTTTTCGAACCTGCCGGCTTACGCATTCCCGCGTTTGCGGGCGCTTCTGGACCATCACGCGCCGGGTGGCGACGTGGTGCACATGACCATTGGCGAACCCAAGCATGCGTTTCCCGACTGGGTGACGCAGGTCATCGCCGACAATGCCAGCGCCTTCAACGCCTACCCGGCGAACGAGGGCACGACGCAATTGCGCGCCGCGATCTGTGACTGGTTTGCCCGCCGTTACGGCGTGACGCTGGACCCGGACCTGAACGTGATGGCCCTGAACGGCACGCGCGAAGGGCTGTACAACGCCGCGATGGCGCTGTGCCCCGAAACGAAGAACGGCAAGCGGCCCATCGTGTTGACGCCGAACCCGTTCTACCAGGTCTACATGGTCGCCGCGATTTCGGTGGGGGCCGAGCCGCGGTTCGTCGCGGCCACCGCCGACACCGGTCACCTGCCGGATTTCACCGCGCTGGACGGGGAGGTGCTGGACCGCACCGCCATCGTCTATATCTGCTCGCCCGCGAATCCGCAGGGCGCGGTGGCATCGCGCGCCTATTGGCAGACGCTTCTGGGTCTGGCCGAACAGCACGATTTCAAGGTCTTCGCCGACGAATGCTATTGCGAGATCTACCGCGACGAACCGCCGGTTGGCGCCATGGAAGTGGCACAGCAGATGGGGATCGACCCCGAACGCGTTCTGTCGTTCCATTCGCTGTCCAAGCGGTCGAACCTGCCGGGGCTGCGGTCGGGTTTCGTGGCCACCGGCCCCGAGAACATGAAACGCATGAAACAGCTGCGGTCCTATTCCGGCGCGCCGCTGCCCGGTCCGATCCAGGCGGCGTCGGCCCAGGTCTGGGCCGATGAACAGCACGTGACGGAAAACCGCAGGCTTTACCGCGAGAAGTTCGCGATCGCCGACGAGATCTTCGCCGACGTGGCCGGTTATGAACCGCCCCAGGCGGGCTTCTTCCTGTGGCTGCCGGTCGAGGACGGCGAGGCCGCGGCGCTGAAGCTGTGGACGGAAACCGGCGTCAGGGTCCTGCCCGGCGCCTATCTTGCGCAAACCGTGGACGGGGCCAATCCGGGCGCCGGCTACATCCGGGTCGCGATGGTGGCCCCAAAGGACGAAATGCAGCGCGCGCTGGTCACCCTTCGCGGCTGCCTTTACGGATAA
- a CDS encoding Glycosyl transferase family 2 codes for MVNDRVPALRGVGHGVCQMKSHLRRFACRCASAFQPPENGAVICAGMVRNEIDIIDSWIAHLNALFDQVIIYDHLSTDGTRERLHALAAQLPKLDVREFDEPGHAQARLMNATLREVAARQDRGWMFFLDADEFIMTHSRREFLAVLERYRAATTIRLTWCNALPETGDGAPRIGAGTRLSGWYVGPHLMPKIAVNLRYAAHVASISQGNHCAETPTRNRFCKVNALRLLHLPIRSRDQISAKVAHGLAANALIDRAGDCATHWKAMAGETGTDDLRRLAYNYGFTEGAQPRPLDRTPPPETISGPLSDHVPMEN; via the coding sequence ATGGTCAATGACCGGGTCCCCGCGTTGCGCGGGGTCGGCCACGGGGTCTGTCAGATGAAGTCCCACCTGAGACGGTTTGCCTGCCGATGCGCATCGGCCTTCCAGCCGCCCGAAAACGGCGCCGTGATCTGCGCCGGCATGGTCCGCAACGAGATCGACATCATCGACAGCTGGATCGCCCACCTGAACGCCCTGTTCGACCAGGTCATCATCTACGATCACCTCAGCACCGATGGCACGCGCGAACGCCTGCACGCCCTGGCGGCGCAACTGCCAAAGCTGGACGTGCGCGAATTCGACGAACCGGGCCACGCCCAGGCCCGCCTGATGAACGCGACCCTGCGCGAGGTCGCGGCGCGGCAGGACCGGGGATGGATGTTCTTCCTGGATGCCGACGAATTCATCATGACCCACAGCCGCCGGGAATTCCTGGCCGTGCTGGAACGCTATCGGGCGGCGACCACGATCCGGCTGACCTGGTGCAATGCCCTGCCCGAGACCGGCGACGGCGCGCCCCGGATCGGTGCCGGCACGCGGCTGTCCGGCTGGTACGTCGGCCCGCACCTGATGCCCAAGATCGCGGTCAACCTGCGCTATGCCGCCCATGTCGCCAGTATCAGCCAGGGCAATCATTGCGCCGAAACGCCCACGCGCAACCGGTTCTGCAAGGTCAATGCGCTGCGCCTCCTGCACCTGCCGATCCGGTCCCGCGATCAGATTAGCGCAAAGGTCGCCCATGGGCTGGCCGCCAACGCCCTGATCGACCGGGCGGGCGACTGCGCCACGCATTGGAAGGCGATGGCCGGGGAAACCGGAACGGACGACCTGCGGCGCCTGGCCTACAACTACGGGTTCACCGAAGGCGCGCAACCCAGGCCGCTGGATCGGACCCCGCCGCCGGAAACGATTTCGGGGCCGCTGTCGGACCATGTGCCGATGGAGAACTGA
- the yusV_1 gene encoding putative siderophore transport system ATP-binding protein YusV, with translation MTLPQLEARALFAGYRDRLILEDLTVAVPPGRITAIVGANACGKSTLLRCLSRLLAPQSGSVLLDGRSIHDIRPRRLAQQLGLLPQSPVAPEGITVLDLVSRGRHPHHGVFARWSSTDDAAVAEALEVTRTADLADRPVDELSGGQRQRVWIAMALAQQTGILLLDEPTTFLDINHQVDVLDLLTDLNLQRRTTIVMVLHDLNLAARYADHLIAMAQGRIHSAGAPEDILTTRMIHDVFGLQAQLLPDPATGRPMMIPLGRHRLRDPRS, from the coding sequence ATGACCCTTCCACAGCTTGAAGCCAGGGCGCTTTTCGCCGGATACCGCGACCGTCTGATCCTTGAAGATCTGACCGTCGCCGTGCCCCCCGGCCGGATCACCGCCATCGTCGGCGCCAATGCCTGCGGGAAATCCACCCTGCTGCGGTGCCTTTCGCGCCTGCTGGCCCCCCAATCCGGTTCGGTGCTGCTGGACGGCCGGTCGATCCACGACATCCGGCCCCGGCGGCTGGCGCAGCAGCTGGGCCTGCTGCCCCAGTCGCCGGTCGCGCCCGAAGGCATCACCGTGCTGGACCTGGTCAGCCGAGGCCGCCATCCGCATCACGGCGTCTTCGCCCGATGGAGTTCCACCGACGATGCGGCGGTGGCCGAGGCGCTGGAGGTCACCCGCACCGCCGACCTGGCCGACCGGCCCGTCGACGAATTGTCGGGGGGGCAAAGACAACGGGTCTGGATCGCCATGGCCCTGGCCCAGCAGACCGGCATCCTGCTGCTGGACGAACCGACGACCTTCCTGGACATCAATCACCAGGTCGACGTGCTGGACCTGTTGACCGACCTCAACCTGCAGCGGCGGACCACCATCGTCATGGTCCTGCACGACCTGAACCTTGCGGCCCGATATGCCGACCACCTGATCGCCATGGCGCAGGGCCGCATCCACAGCGCCGGCGCGCCCGAGGACATCCTGACGACACGGATGATCCACGACGTCTTTGGCCTGCAGGCGCAGCTTCTGCCCGACCCGGCCACGGGCCGGCCGATGATGATCCCGCTGGGCCGTCATCGGTTGCGCGATCCTCGGTCCTGA
- the yfhA gene encoding putative siderophore transport system permease protein YfhA, with protein sequence MTPPVTALADIARLRRRHRARRLRLVGLLLAVITALIALTLTLGQSFTPPAIVLRVLSGQDMPGASFTILDLRLPRAVLAVLAGLCFGLGGVSFQTMLGNPLASPDIIGISSGAGAAAVFAIVILSLSGTTVSVIAVAAGLGVALLIYLLSWQQGVAGARLILVGIAISAMLQSVTAWILTQAPSWSLQEALRWMTGSINGATLSQALPLLIALLVFATLLLAQSRNLEALRLGDDTAAGLGVRTGRTRIVVICSAVALVAFATAATGPIAFVAFLSGPIATRLTRTGAAPLIPAACIGAILVLGADYAGQFLLPDRYPVGVVTGVLGAPYLIYLVIREGRTGGSA encoded by the coding sequence GTGACCCCGCCCGTGACTGCACTTGCCGATATCGCGCGCCTGCGGCGCCGCCATCGCGCCCGGCGCCTGCGCCTTGTGGGACTTCTGCTGGCGGTGATCACAGCCCTGATCGCCCTGACCCTGACGCTGGGCCAGTCCTTTACCCCGCCCGCCATCGTCCTGCGGGTCCTGTCGGGCCAGGACATGCCCGGCGCCAGCTTCACCATCCTCGACCTGCGCCTGCCGCGCGCGGTGCTGGCGGTTCTGGCCGGGCTTTGCTTTGGCCTTGGCGGCGTGTCGTTCCAGACCATGCTGGGCAATCCGCTGGCCAGCCCCGACATCATCGGCATCTCCAGCGGAGCCGGCGCGGCGGCCGTCTTTGCCATCGTCATCCTGTCGCTCAGCGGCACCACCGTTTCGGTCATCGCCGTGGCGGCGGGGCTTGGCGTGGCGCTGCTGATCTACCTGCTGTCCTGGCAACAGGGCGTCGCCGGCGCGCGCCTGATCCTTGTCGGCATCGCCATCTCGGCCATGCTGCAAAGCGTCACCGCCTGGATCCTGACCCAGGCGCCCAGCTGGTCCCTGCAGGAGGCGCTGCGCTGGATGACCGGCAGCATCAATGGCGCGACCCTGTCGCAGGCCCTGCCGTTGCTCATCGCCCTGCTGGTGTTCGCCACCCTCCTGCTGGCGCAATCCCGCAACCTCGAAGCCCTGCGCCTTGGCGACGACACGGCGGCGGGGCTGGGCGTCAGGACCGGGCGCACCCGGATCGTCGTGATCTGCTCGGCGGTGGCGCTTGTGGCCTTCGCCACGGCGGCCACCGGCCCGATCGCCTTCGTCGCGTTCCTGTCGGGCCCCATCGCCACGCGCCTGACCCGCACCGGCGCTGCCCCGTTGATCCCGGCCGCCTGCATCGGCGCGATCCTGGTTCTTGGCGCCGATTACGCCGGCCAGTTCCTTTTGCCGGACCGCTACCCGGTGGGCGTCGTCACCGGCGTGCTGGGCGCGCCCTACCTCATCTACCTCGTCATCCGCGAGGGCCGGACCGGAGGCTCCGCATGA